The following is a genomic window from Sphingobacterium spiritivorum.
TATATGCTGTATGGGATTTTATGTCCTTATTGAAAGCGCTTCAGGTAAAATTAACCTGTACACAGGTTCCCTGGTTTGCTTCCGCATATCCCAATACCCGATATCTGATCAATGAGATTGTACTCGCTGAAGAATCGGATGAATATATAGATGGTTCCCGTCTAAGCCATTTTGAAATGTACCTCGACGCTATGCTTACTATAGGAGCAGATCCGCAGGCTATGCTGGATTTTATTAACAGCCTCAGGAATGGGGAGAATATACAGACAGCAATTGATTCAAGTAAGCTGGATATACGCATAAAGGATTTTCTGAATTTTACTTTCGATACAATAGCAAAAGGCGGCGCACATGAGATTGCTTCTGCATTTACATTTGGCAGAGAAGATCTGATACCGGGCATGTTTACCTCCATGCTTAGCAATATACAGAATAACTCACCTGAGGTTGATCTCAGTAAACTGATTTATTACTTTGACAGGCATATATCTCTGGACGGTGATGAGCATGGCCCTTTGGCTATGCAGATGATTACTGAACTGGCCGGAGAAGATGATACAAAATGGCAGGAAATCAAAAATACAGCAAAAGCAGCTCTGAAAAAGAGAATTGCGCTGTGGGATGCCATAAATGACGGACTTGCCCAATGATCAGATTAGCCATCATCAGTGATATACATGGAAATCTGCCTGCATTACAATCTGTATTGGAAGATATCAGACTGAGGGCTATCAGTCAGATTTATTGTCTTGGCGATCTGATTGATTTTGCTCCCTGGGGAAATGAAGTAATCGATCAGATTAAATCTCTGGGTATTCCCTGTCTTCTGGGAAATCATGATGAGCGAATTGCTTTTGATCAGGAGATAAGACCTTTGCCTCACCACAGTGAAGAAGAGACTGCCGTAAGGTATTTAGCGATCAATCACTCTAAGGCAACAATTACTTCGGCTCATAAAGAATTTCTCGCTCAACTTCCGTATCAACTCAGACTGATGTATAAAGTCGGAGCAAAACAGTGGAATATCCAGCTGGTGCATGCCAGTACCCGAAGCAATGATGAATATGTATATGAAGATCATGAGGAGGCAGATCTCATCGAGATGCTGTCACAGTCCGATGCAGACCTGCTGGCAATGGGACATACACATTTATCGTACCGGCGTAAGGTTACGCTTCCTTCAGGAAATGTCAGTACAGCGTTGAACTGTGGTTCTGTAGGTCGTTCAAAGGAGAACGATCGTAAAGCTACGTATGCAGTTATTACGCTTACTGAAGAGGCGTTAGAAACCGAAATTATAAAAGTGGACTATCCGATAGCAGAAGTAGCAGAAGCTATTGCAGAAAGTAGTATCCCGGATTTTTATGCTGATTTTCTATTAAAATCTACATAGAAGAACTTCATAAAATCAAATTTTGGATAAATAAACTCTTCCGCCTGAATCAGTAGATAGGTTGGAACTATTACATTAAAAACCCCGGATTCTTCAAGAATCCGGGGTTTTTAATGTATCAACTTGTGTAGATTGACTTTACTTCATTATTAATTTGTGTCAAATCCCCAATCTATTCCTTTGTTTATTGCAGGCACACCTTTGGAAATCCAGTTTGGAGCAGGTTTTCCTTTCAGAAAGTGATCAAAAAACTGTGCTTCACGTATCTGTATATCCTTACGGTTCTGACGTTGGATAAGATTATGCTCTTCACCATTATAATTGAGCATCCATACAGGTTTTTGTAATCGTCTTAATGCGGTAAACATTTCAATTCCCTGGTACCATGGCACAGCGCCATCATTGTCATTCGCCATAATCACTACAGGTGTGTTTACTTTATCTAACTGGAATAAAGGAGAGTTTTCCAGATAAGTATCCAGTCCTTCCCAAAGTGTCTTTCCTAAGCGGCTTTGCGTTTTTTCATACTGAAACTGACGAGACATACCGGTCTGCCAGCGTATGCCACCGTAGGCCGATGTCATATTGACTACCGGTGCTCCGGTCCATGCTGCAGCATACATATTTGTTCGGGTAATCAGGTGAGCCACCTGGTATCCGCCCCAGCTTTGTCCCTGTATACCCATTTTAGTAGAATCTACCCATGAATTTTGAGCCAGATATCGCATGCCGGAATTGATATATTCTTCAGCCGATTTGCCTGGGCTGCCGATTTCATAGCGAATGTCAGGAGCAAAGACCAGATAACCGTTACTTACGAAATAAGAAATATTCAGACGGGATGGAGTAGGTGCAGGCGCCTGATAGGTGTAAAGACCATCGGATAGCTTTTCGTAAAAATAAGCGATGATAGGATACTTCTTGTTCGGATCAAAGTCTTCCGGTTTATAGAGAATACCCTCAGCAGCATATCCGTTAGGTGTCTTCCAGTGTACCAGTTCTGCAGTTCCCCAGTTGTATTGTTCCTGTTGAGGATTGATATATGTTAGTGGGGTTTCTTTTACAAAATCCGATGTCAGATACAGATCCGGGCTATCTTGGTAATCCTCTTTTGTATAGATGATCGCCTTTTTGTTGTCCGAAGCGCTGTATCTTCTGAAGGTGTAAGGCGCCATGATAATCTTTTCCGGATTTTTGTTTTTCTTATTGGAAACTTCATAGATACCGCTTTCTTTACTCACTTCATTGAAAGCCGTTACCAGATAACTGGTGTTATTCGCTATCAGTGTAGATTTGCGATCTTCTTCACGGGAAAGGTCCAGATAACGTAATACCGTATTTGACGCGCGACCAAGTCCGTTTGTTGCAATAGACTTGTCTTTTCCGTCTAATGCAAAATTCCAGATGTCATATTTATCATTTATAAATACCGATTTTCCGTCTGTAGACCATCCAGCGATTCCGTAAGAGCCAGCCTGTGCAGGCATATCATTGTCTTCGTCAGAAAAGTTGACCGGAAGATCTTTATTTAAGTGTATGGTCTGCCCGCTGGCAATATTAAAACTGTACCAGTTGCTGTTGTCCAGATTGAAATAAACAATATGTGTGCCGTCAGGGGAAATATCCGCATGACCGGAAAAGTTTTCAATTACTTTTTTCTTTTGACCGTTTAAGGTAGATATAACATACAGATCCTGTTTTATTGACGTATTCCATTGGTAAGCTATTCTTCTGCCATAATCTGAAGTAGCCAGAATCCATTCTGCATTTTTGCTGTCACTCAGATAAGTTCTGGAAAACGTATCATCGACAAGCGGTAAGATACGGTTGCCCTGAGCAGGATAGATAACGGCCAGATAGTTTTTAGCCAGATCTCTTTTCAGGTTAACTAATTGTTGTGTTTGCAGATAATCATCCTGCCAGCTCCAGATATCAACTTTAGCATGTTCAAAGTCTACCAGTGTCGTATCGCGTGTACGGGGAACAGGAGCAAGACCGAAAAATAATTTTTCACCGTTATCGCTAAACTGAATATTTCCGTCTCCACTAACATACCAGTTCTGAGGTATATTGGCGCTGTTTTTAGCAGCGATTACAGTCGCCGAATCCTGGCCGGATTTGAAATAGAACAGATTGAAATCCTTTAACAGCGATTTTGCTTTAGAAAGATCACCCAGATAGGCGATCTGATTGCTGGATTTATCAAACTCAAAATTTTTGAAAGCTCCTTTTCTGTTCGTAATCTTAGTTAATTTCTTAGCCGGAAGATCGTAAAGATATACACCCGGAACTTTTGAAAGGGAATCCTTATCCTCTACTTTAGTTGAAAAAATCAATTTTGTTCCCGCCTCATTTATTTTATACTGATCCACCTGTGCAAAATTGGTGGTATCGCCCGTTTGCAGATTAAATAAATGCAATGTGGTAATTGTTTTTTCCTTTTCTTTTTTCTTTTGTGTTGTGTCTTGTGAAGGTTTTGATTTTACATCAGAGACAAATGCCATATATGTGGCTATTTCCTTCGGAACCTGATAAGATTTTACATTTGGAAATTTATATTGATTTCCGGTTTTTACAGCATATACAAAAAGAGAATCTTTGGGCATTTCCTCTGCTTTCTTCTTTTTGATCTTGGCCTGGCGTGTTTCTTCAAAAGTCGGCTTGATCAGTGATACAAAATAACCTTCATCTTTAGTGAGCTGACTGTTATATCCTCTTGGAAGTGTAATGATTTCCTTATTCTCATTATTCTTGAGAACAAATAAACTATTGCCTTCCTGCGGTGTTATACTGTAGAAGATATACGATCCGGAAGGGCTGATATTCGCAGAGCTGATACTTTTCCAGTTGTCATAGACCGTATGGTCGACTGGTTTTTTCTGCGCAAATGCACTTGAAGTAAGAGCTAGTGCTGTGAAAAGACAAAATCTGACTTTCATTTTCAGGTAGTGTTAAAATTTTGTTATAAATGCCAATAATAGTTAATAAATGCTATATTTAGGGTAGTTTATTTGCAACAATGTAGTTAAATTATAATTATTTGATACGTTATGAAGTCTAATGCTGTAGTTATTGCGGTTATCGCAGGTCTTTCCTTTATTATTTTTGGATCCGTACTCGGAGGAGCCTATCGTTATAAATTCAAAAGTTCCAATACGATTAATGTCACAGGAAATGCAAAGAAAGACTTTGAGTCTGATCTGGTAAAATGGACGGCTGTGTACAGTCGGAAGTCTATGGAGCTTAGTGAAGCTTCGGAACAGCTTAAAAGAGACAGGGATCTTGTACGGGACTTTCTTATTAAACAAGGGATCAAATCAAATGAGATCCGGTTTAATGCTGTCAGCATTACCAAAGATTTCAATTATACCAATGACGGTAACGGAAATAGTTACAGCACTTTTTCAGGGTACAGCCTTTCGCAGAATGTAAGCATTGAATCCCGGGATCTGGACAAGGTAGATGCTGCCTCCCGAGAGATTTCAACACTAATCTCTCAGGGTCTGGAGCTTAGTTCCAATACACCGAGTTACTATTACTCCAAGCTGGAAGATCTGAAACTGGAGTTAATTTCTCAAGCCTCCAGTAATGCACATCTGCGTGCCGGTAATATTGCTAAAGAAGCCGGTTCAAGTTTGGGTGATTTAGTAAAAGCAGACCTTGGGATCTTTCAGATCACCGGACAAAATGATAACGAAGAGTACTCTTACGGAGGCGCTTTCAATACGACTTCCAGAAGTAAAACAGCAAATATCACTGTCAAGACCAGCTATTTGACAAATTAAATAACGATACATCAGCATCAACCTGCTGATGTATTCAAAGGTTGTTAAAATGAAAATACTGAATGCGATCCAGTTAAAGGCAGCCGACCAGTTGACGATTGCTGCGCAGCATATTTCTTCATTGGAACTGATGGAAAGAGCTTCCTTTGCACTGACGCTGGCAATAGAACGGGACCTGAAGGATATTTCCGGTTATTCCTTTGCGGTGCTGTGTGGCTCCGGAAATAACGGAGGTGACGGACTTGCCGTTGCCCGCATGCTGCAGGAGAAAGGGGCTGCAGTGCAGATATATCTTCTGAACGCCTCCCGTTACAGCGATGATAACCTTCAGAATCAGAGAAAAGTTCACCCCGATTTTATTAAATCCTTTGAGGCAGGGCAACCTCCTGAAATTAATAAAGACGCCATTATTCTGGATTGTCTTTTCGGTGCAGGCTTGTCCAGACCCCTTGATGAGAGCTATCGTGCGTTGATTGAAAGTATTAACAATCATCCTAATTATATCCTGTCGGCAGATCTTCCTTCTGGATTGCAGGCAGATGTGATCAATACCGCTGATGCAATTGTAGTAAAGGCAACCAAGATATATACATTTCATAGTCCTAAGCTGGCTATGTTGCTTCCTCAGCATCAGGAATGGGTAGATAAATATGAAGTGATTGATATCCGGCTGGATCCGGCTGGGATCCGGCAACAACATGTGGATCATTATTATGTGACTGAACAATGGGCATCCGCAAAGTTGAAAGCCCGCAATCGATTTGCACATAAGGGCACTTTCGGACATGCTTTATTGATCGGCGGAAGCTACGGTAAGATAGGAGCGGTCAGGCTGAGTGCTACTGCTGCTGCCAGATCCGGTTGTGGTCTTGTTACTGTGTATATACCGGGCTGCGGATATACGCCTGTTCAGGCTTCCGTTCCTGAAATAATGGTGCTGACCGATTCAAATAATAATTATATCGCCAATTATCCTGCTATCAAACCTTATACTGCTATAGGAGTAGGTATAGGAATGGGACAGGAGGGACCTACGGGAACTGCATTTGTGAAATTGATGCGATCTCTTGCTTCAGATACCCGACTTGTACTTGATGCAGATGCATTGAACCTGTTGGCTACACGACAGGATTTGATGGCAAATCTTCCCGCAAATACGATTCTTACACCGCATCCAAAAGAATTGAAAAGACTGATCGGAGAATGGACGGATGATATGGAAAAGATAGAAAAGGTCCAAAATTTTACATCCCAGCATCAGGTGATTATCATTGTTAAGGGGGCTAACACGATGACCGTATTGCCGGATGGGAAGTTGTACTTTAATTCTACAGGAAACGCAGGTATGGCAACCGGAGGTAGTGGCGATGTATTGACCGGAATTATCACTTCTTTACTGGCACAGGGGTATGCTGCAGCAGATGCGGCTATACTGGCTGTATATCTTCACGGCGCAGCGGGCGATGCCGCACGAAAGGAATGGGGAGAAGAAAGCCTGATTGCATCTGATATCATTAGCTGCCTGAGCACAGCGTTTCAACACCTCAGATCTTCCCGTATATTTTAAGTAAACGAAATTCGTATCCTTTACAGCGTTGATGTATACCATGTGTAAATAACTTCAGCTCTGTAATTAGTGATCCGAAGTAATATAAATAACAGACAAAAACAGTAATAATGGCAAGTAACGAAATATTTTTTGCGCCGGGAGACAGTCCGAAGATGATGGATGCTTTTAAAAATGCACAACAGACATTTAAATACTTTTGGCGGGAATGGTCCTGGGAAAACAGACGAATTATCCCTGCTTTGACTGTTGCTTGTGTAAAGGTCGCTTTTTCACAGCGGCAGGCAGATCAGGAAGATCCACTGGTGGAGCATATGTGGATCAATGAAGTCGATTTTGACGGAATTAATATAAGAGGGATCTTGGTTAATAGTCCCAATGCATTGACAAATATTGCAAATGGCGATTTTGTAGAAATTCCTTTAGAACAGATCAGTGACTGGTTATTTGCGATACCGGAAAGCAAACCAAAAGGTTTTTCCAAGCTTTTTTCAGGAAATCCTTTACCAAGGGCATATGGCGGATTTACAATTCAGGCTATGCGCTCCGATATGTCTGCTCAGGAACGCAAAGAGCATGACAAAGCATGGGGACTGGACTTTGGTGATTACAGCGAAACATTACTCGTTAATCAGCAAAAAGAGCATCCCGAAAATCTGGAAGAGCATCCTATGAGTAAGAATATGAAAGAAAAACTTATCGAATTTATAAAAGATAATCCGGATGAACTTACCCAGGCAGACGAAGAAGGATATACGCTGTTGCACAGGGAAACCATTGCCGGAAACAAGACGTCTGTGGAAGTGCTTTTAGCTGCCGGAATGGATAAAGAAGCCAAAACAAACCAGGGATATACAGCTCTTGATTTTGCTGCAAAACTGGATTGGAAGCATATCCTTCCTTTATTTGAAACTAAATAGTCGCCATCCTCATGACAAAAATACACCATATCAACTGTCTGAAGATAGTAACAGCAGTGAATGACAATGTGATAGGACATTGTGTATTGATCGAATCGGATCATGAACTATTTCTTATAGACACTGGTGTTGGTCTTTTGGATACAAAGCATCCCAATGAAAGAATAGGAGAGCAGTTGATAGAAATGGCAGGATTCCGCTTTAATGAAGACTGGACTGCAGTAAGGCAAATTGGTGCGTTAGGATTGGAGAATAAACCTGTCACACATTGCATTATTTCCCATCTGGATCCGGATCATATAGGAGGACTTGCTGATTTTCCTGCAGCTACAGTACACGTAGGAAAAGAAGAATATGACAATTTTAATAGCGGAAATCCACGTTATCTGATACATATGCTGGATCATCATCCTGTGATACAAACATATGCCAAAACTACGGATAAATGGTTTGGACTGGAAGCCAGGAAAGTTAATATTAAATCCGACATTGATATATACCTTATTCCCCTGGTCGGGCATACATTGGGACACTGCGGAGTTGCATTCCGACAGTATGACAAATGGTTCTTTTATATAGGCGATGCTTATTATATGAAAAAAGAGCTGACAGATAAGGGGCATCCGGTCAATGATCTGGCTAAAGCCAGAGCGGATAATAATGAATGGAGGTTGGATACACTGCACAAAATACGTGAATTTATGGATCATCATCCGGATGTAGAGGTTTTTGGTTATCACGATATAGAAGAGTTCGACGCCCTGCTGGATAACATAAAATGAAAAGGAGATACTAAACATGGCAAAGCATAGGTCTTATGATTGATAAAATAAAAATTGTGGATACGCAGATCCTTTCAGACAATTGGTATGTACTGCGTAAAATTACCTATGAATACGTCAAAAAAGATGGGACAAAACAGATACAAAGCAGGGAAGCATACGACCGGGGCAACGGAGCTACTATCTTACTCTATAATGAACAGCAAAAAACAGTGATTCTTACCCGGCAATTCAGATTGCCGACCTATGTCAATGGCAACAGCAGTGGCATGCTTATAGAAACATGTGCGGGGTTATTGGATCAGGATAATCCGGAAGATTGTATAAGACGGGAAACGGAAGAAGAGACGGGTTATCAAATAAAAGATGTGCGGAAAGTATTTGAAGCATATATGTCTCCGGGTTCGGTAACTGAGATCTTATATTTTTTTATTGCTGCATATGATAAAGAAATGAAAGTCACAGAGGGTGGGGGACTGGAACAGGAGGAAGAGAATATCGAAGTGCTGGAATACCCTATTGAAGATGCTATGAATATGATAACAAATGGCGAAATCAAAGACGGTAAAACTATTATGCTGCTCCAATATATAAAATTGCACGGTATTCTATAGTCATATGGATTATTCAGATACACATACAGCCGGTGAAAACACCGGCTGTATGTGTTTGGCAGCTATAGCAGCAGATTTTTTTGTCTATGCTGCAGCCTGAAACAGGTGCTGCTGTTTCCGAAAAAATAATATGTTTTGGAATATCTCATTGCAAAACTTTTACTAATAGTATTTTTCTCGTAATTTGTATCAAATTACCATTGTGAAACAATAACCAATATGTATTCCTAATATGAGATACCTTATCGTCATATTATTTTTATGCTATGTATTTCCAATACGTGCTCAAGGTCATTTTGAATTTATAAAGGATGAAGAAAAAGCCGTTATCCCTTTTCAGTTCGTAAGAAATCTGGCTCTTGTTCCTATTAAGATTAATGGGGTGGATCTGATATTTCTCGTAGATACCGGTGTTAAGGAAACAATCCTGTTTAGTCTGGAAGACAATACGCTGAGTTTCAAAAATACCAAAAAGCTTAAGTTTAACGGATTGGGTGAAAACGAAGGGATAGAAGCTATTCAGGCTACTGGTAATACTGTAGAGGTGGGCGGAGAACTCATCGATACGGCACACACAGTATATGTGATATTAAACAGTGATTTTAATTTTTCGGCTTATGTTGGTGTGCCTATAAACGGTATTCTGGGAAGTCATTTTTTTAAAGATCATCCTGTAGAAGTAGATTTTGTAAAGCATAAGCTTACGGTTTACAGGGATAGTGAGCAGATTGAACGAAAAGTCAGAAAATATGAACGTCTGGATATAGAACTGGAAAACAGCAGACCTTATATCGATACCTGGTTATCGTTACAGCAGGAGGGTATAAAAGCCAAAATGCTGGTAGATATGGGCAACAGTGATGCTATTATGGTATTTCCTTCGCGCGTACGTGATTTCAGACTGAATGAGCCGAATATAGAAGAATTTATAGGGCGGGGATTTAGCGGAGATATACATGGCAGGATGAGTCGTATCCATCAGTTTCAGATGGGAAAATTTATCTTCAGGACTCCTACATCCTCATTCCCAGACAGTATTGCTGTCCGTTCTGCCAAACTCGTAAAAGATAGGGTAGGTTCGGTAGGAAATGAGCTGCTGATGCGCTTTAATATCGTATTTGATTATACAAGTCAGGCTATTTATATCCGAAAGAATAAATTTTACAACAAACCATTTCTGGTAGATATGAGTGGCTTAGATGTCAAGCATGATGGTATGATTTGGGTACAGGACTGGGTAAAAGTAAATATTCCGTCGGAAGTGAAAAATGATCAGTTGACCAGTACCAAGCCTGTATATGAAGCATCTACAGGAGCTTTACAATATAAATTTGTGCTGAAGCCATCCTATTCTATTGTCAGTGTCAGAAAAGGTTCTCCTGCAGAAAATGCAGGCCTGAAGAAAGGAGATATGCTAATCAGTATCAACAGAAGAATGACCGGAATGATGTCTTTGGATCAGATACAACATTCTCTGAGTGAAGATGAAGGAAAAAAAATTAACATGGTCATCCGAAGAAATGATCAGGATGTTAAGGTTTCTTTCCGGCTTAAAGATCCGATTCCTTATATAGAGCCATCGTAGTTTACAGGCTTGCTGACAATCTTCTCTATCTCATATTGATAACTTTGTCAACAATATATACGGTGTTGCCTCTCCAGGGAATCACACCGTGAAATTCCTTATAATGAAGGTCGAAATATTTACCACTATTCATTTCCAGTACATGAAATACGGAATCATCTTCGATCGAAAATTCAAATTCATAGCTGGCCAGTCCTCCCGTTTTGCCTTGTCCGATTCCCTCCTGTATCAGTTTGCCTTCATAAGTTTTGAAGATATTTCCCTTTTTGACTGCAAAATTCAATTTTCCGGACTTGACCCCTTCACCAAATACGAAATAGTACTTGTAATAAACAGATCCGGCTCCAGTAGCAATTAAAATGAGAAGGAGAATGATTAAAAATTTTTTAAATCCGCTTTTTTTTCTTGGGGCTGTATTATTATCTTCCATATCCTTAGTTATTAACTGCTGAATGACAACTAAAAGTAAAGAGAATAATTGATAATTAACACATGGGTATAAAATAAAAAGAGGTGAATTTTTTCACCTCTTTCTGATTATCCTAATGTTTTCATTTCCTGTTCTATCGCCTGTTGAGTCCTGACACTTACAGGTACAAGCGGTAATCGTACATGATCCCTGCCGATACCTTTCTGCTGTAATATGTATTTGACACCGGCCGGATTGCCTTCTATAAAGCATAGGTCCGTAATTTCCAGTAACTCATTATGAATTTGTCTTGCATCAGCATAATTACCCTCTGTGCAAAGTCTGGATAAGGTGGCTACTTTTGCCGGATACGCATTTCCGACTACCGAAATAATACCTACAGCTCCCAGTGCCATCATGGGCAGTGTAGCGGGATCATCTCCCGAGATAAGGAGAAACCCTTCAGGTTTATCTCTCATAATGGCACTGAACTGAGCAAAATTCGCGGATGCTTCTTTGATCGCTACGATATTATCAAAATCCTTTGCCAGGCGAATCGTTGTTTCAGCTGTCATGTTGCTGCCTGTTCTTCCCGGAACATTATATAAGATAACCGGAAGTTTTGAAGCGGTAGCTATTGCCTTATAATGCTGGTAGATACCCTCTTGAGTAGGTTTGTTGTAATATGGTGAAACAGAAAGAATCGCACAGTAAGCACTGTTGTCAAATTCCTGTACCTGAGTGACAATTTCTGCAGTATGATTTCCACCAATTCCGGCAACCAATGGAACGCGGCCATTCACCTGTTTGGCAGTAAAATCCCAGATACGCTTTCGTTCTTCTTTAGAAAGTGTAGCGACTTCGCCTGTAGTTCCTAAAGAAACCAAATAGTTCATACCTTCATTGATCTGAAGCTCGATCAGTTGTGCCAGGGCTTCAAAATCAATAGATCCTTCTGCATTAAACGGAGTGACTAATGCGACTCCTGCTCCGTGAAGCTCGTTCATTGTGTTGTTTTTGATTAATGGATATTGTTAATTGTAATATATTTTGTTTAGTTGTTTATCAGAACCAGCAGTTCCTGTTCGTTGATAATAGGAACCTGTAATTTTTCTGCTTTCGCAAGTTTGGATGGTCCCATCTTGTCTCCTGCAACCAGATAATTGAGTTTGGCTGATATACTGCTCACCATCTTACCTCCATGACTTTCGATAAGTGCCGTTAATTCTTCTCTCGAAAAATCTGCAAATACGCCGGAGATCAGAAAAGTCTTTCCTTCCAGACCGTTGCCGGCAAGTATGACTTCTTTCTCTTCAATCTCAAACTGCAGTCCGTAATCTTTTAATTTTTGTATCTGATTCTGATGTATCGGTGTATTCAGGTATTGATGCACACTTTCAGCAATACGACCTCCGATATCCTGTACGGAGGCGATTTCTTCTACAGAAGCCTGCGCCAATGCATCGATATTCTTAAAATACAAAGCCAGTTTTTTTGCGATAGTCTCTCCAACATGACGGATACCCAATGCAAAAAGTACTTTCTCAAATGGTTTTTCTTTGGATTTTTCTATACCCTTGAGCATATTGTCAATAGACTTTTGCCCAAAGCGTTCCATTTGTTGCAGTTCCTCTTCATGCTCTTTAAGACTATAGATATCGACCACGTTTCGGATCAATCCTTTTTTGAAAAAAGTCTCAATGGTCTCATTTCCCATGCCTTCGATATCCATCATTTTACGTCCGATAAAATGTTGCATCTTACCTATAATCTGGGGAGGACATCCATCTTCATTTGGACAGTAATGTACAGCTTCTCCTTCTTCACGAACGAGTAAGGTCTGGCATTCCGGACAGTGTGTAGGATAATGAAATGGCAGGGCATCCGGCTTACGTTTTTCCAGATTGGCGGCAATGACTTTAGGAATGATTTCGCCACCCTTTTCTACGTAAACTGTATCCTGTTCGTGCAGGTCCAGACGCACTATTTCATTTGCATTGTGAAGAGAGGCACGCTTTACGGTAGTTCCTGCCAGTGACACAGGTTGCAGATTGGCTACAGGTGTTACTGCTCCTGTACGACCTACCTGATAGCTGATAGACTTTAAAATAGTCTCTACACGCTCTGCTTTAAATTTATAAGA
Proteins encoded in this region:
- a CDS encoding MBL fold metallo-hydrolase codes for the protein MTKIHHINCLKIVTAVNDNVIGHCVLIESDHELFLIDTGVGLLDTKHPNERIGEQLIEMAGFRFNEDWTAVRQIGALGLENKPVTHCIISHLDPDHIGGLADFPAATVHVGKEEYDNFNSGNPRYLIHMLDHHPVIQTYAKTTDKWFGLEARKVNIKSDIDIYLIPLVGHTLGHCGVAFRQYDKWFFYIGDAYYMKKELTDKGHPVNDLAKARADNNEWRLDTLHKIREFMDHHPDVEVFGYHDIEEFDALLDNIK
- the nudK gene encoding GDP-mannose pyrophosphatase NudK, with protein sequence MIDKIKIVDTQILSDNWYVLRKITYEYVKKDGTKQIQSREAYDRGNGATILLYNEQQKTVILTRQFRLPTYVNGNSSGMLIETCAGLLDQDNPEDCIRRETEEETGYQIKDVRKVFEAYMSPGSVTEILYFFIAAYDKEMKVTEGGGLEQEEENIEVLEYPIEDAMNMITNGEIKDGKTIMLLQYIKLHGIL
- a CDS encoding PDZ domain-containing protein, whose protein sequence is MRYLIVILFLCYVFPIRAQGHFEFIKDEEKAVIPFQFVRNLALVPIKINGVDLIFLVDTGVKETILFSLEDNTLSFKNTKKLKFNGLGENEGIEAIQATGNTVEVGGELIDTAHTVYVILNSDFNFSAYVGVPINGILGSHFFKDHPVEVDFVKHKLTVYRDSEQIERKVRKYERLDIELENSRPYIDTWLSLQQEGIKAKMLVDMGNSDAIMVFPSRVRDFRLNEPNIEEFIGRGFSGDIHGRMSRIHQFQMGKFIFRTPTSSFPDSIAVRSAKLVKDRVGSVGNELLMRFNIVFDYTSQAIYIRKNKFYNKPFLVDMSGLDVKHDGMIWVQDWVKVNIPSEVKNDQLTSTKPVYEASTGALQYKFVLKPSYSIVSVRKGSPAENAGLKKGDMLISINRRMTGMMSLDQIQHSLSEDEGKKINMVIRRNDQDVKVSFRLKDPIPYIEPS
- the dapA gene encoding 4-hydroxy-tetrahydrodipicolinate synthase, which translates into the protein MNELHGAGVALVTPFNAEGSIDFEALAQLIELQINEGMNYLVSLGTTGEVATLSKEERKRIWDFTAKQVNGRVPLVAGIGGNHTAEIVTQVQEFDNSAYCAILSVSPYYNKPTQEGIYQHYKAIATASKLPVILYNVPGRTGSNMTAETTIRLAKDFDNIVAIKEASANFAQFSAIMRDKPEGFLLISGDDPATLPMMALGAVGIISVVGNAYPAKVATLSRLCTEGNYADARQIHNELLEITDLCFIEGNPAGVKYILQQKGIGRDHVRLPLVPVSVRTQQAIEQEMKTLG
- the ligA gene encoding NAD-dependent DNA ligase LigA, with protein sequence MSAVEIQEKIAQLTQELNHYNYQYYVLAQSLISDYDFDQKLKELEALESQYPQFADPNSPTRRVGGDITSRFNTVKHRWPMLSLGNTYSQEELRDFDQRVRKIIGDDFEYVCELKFDGLSISLTYKDGKLVQGVTRGDGTQGDEVTANVRTIRSIPLTLKTNDYPEEFEIRGEIFMHKSAFLRLNKEREENGDQIYANPRNFAAGTIKLQDSAEVARRPLDCFLYFLYMDNRRKHFSTHWESLEAVRKWGFHVCDHTRLCSNIDDVFSFINYWDTERHNLSYEIDGIVIKVNDYAQQEELGFTAKNPRWATSYKFKAERVETILKSISYQVGRTGAVTPVANLQPVSLAGTTVKRASLHNANEIVRLDLHEQDTVYVEKGGEIIPKVIAANLEKRKPDALPFHYPTHCPECQTLLVREEGEAVHYCPNEDGCPPQIIGKMQHFIGRKMMDIEGMGNETIETFFKKGLIRNVVDIYSLKEHEEELQQMERFGQKSIDNMLKGIEKSKEKPFEKVLFALGIRHVGETIAKKLALYFKNIDALAQASVEEIASVQDIGGRIAESVHQYLNTPIHQNQIQKLKDYGLQFEIEEKEVILAGNGLEGKTFLISGVFADFSREELTALIESHGGKMVSSISAKLNYLVAGDKMGPSKLAKAEKLQVPIINEQELLVLINN